Proteins encoded by one window of Vigna radiata var. radiata cultivar VC1973A chromosome 5, Vradiata_ver6, whole genome shotgun sequence:
- the LOC106759981 gene encoding uncharacterized protein LOC106759981: MLTPLMLLKSSFTPIFFVQTPKSKAQKLHHAFTKTFFTNSTPPVRHNASLNVATPPPASSAYIHLPFCRKRCHYCDFPIVALGSASTQTHHDPRVSNYIDWLCREITATKVDQHASTTPLQTVYFGGGTPSLVPPAMVSSVLESLRVKFGLCKDAEISMEMDPGTFGAEKMREMIALGVNRVSLGVQAFQEELLRACGRAHGVQEIHEAISVVKSCGVENWSIDLIASLPHQNCEMWEESLRLTIESQPSHVSVYDLQIEQGTKFGRLYSPGEFPMPSETQSAEFYKMASRMLTDANYNHYEISSYCKSGYECKHNFIYWKNEPFYAFGLGSASFVGGLRYSRPRKVNDYINFVQNLENGLVDSSGDGNINAKDTAMDVVMLSLRTAQGLDLKSFQESFGSSVVLSLLEAYKPYVESGLVVCLDEHRRTIMDDLNHSFLYKTNTEKRVAYIRLSDPEGFLLSNELIALAFGVIDSWKVCTQYQEAKAT, translated from the exons ATGCTCACTCCCCTGATGCTGCTGAAATCATCTTTCACTCCCATTTTCTTTGTGCAAACCCCTAAATCCAAAGCTCAAAAACTTCACCACGCATTCACcaaaacctttttcactaaCAGCACGCCACCCGTTCGACATAATGCCTCTCTCAACGTCGCCACCCCACCACCCGCTTCCTCCGCCTACATCCACCTCCCTTTCTGCCGGAAACGCTGCCACTATTGCGACTTTCCCATCGTAGCTCTCGGTTCCGCCTCCACCCAAACCCACCACGACCCGCGCGTCTCCAACTACATCGACTGGCTCTGCCGGGAAATCACCGCCACCAAAGTGGACCAACACGCTTCCACCACGCCCCTCCAAACTGTCTATTTTGGCGGTGGGACGCCCTCTCTGGTGCCTCCTGCTATGGTTTCATCCGTTTTGGAGAGTCTGAGGGTGAAGTTTGGGCTTTGTAAAGACGCGGAAATATCGATGGAGATGGACCCCGGCACGTTTGGTGCTGAGAAGATGAGGGAGATGATAGCGTTGGGAGTGAATAGAGTGTCTTTGGGAGTTCAGGCGTTTCAGGAGGAGCTGTTGAGAGCGTGTGGGAGGGCACATGGGGTGCAAGAGATTCATGAGGCTATTAGTGTTGTGAAGTCATGTGGGGTTGAGAATTGGAGTATTGATCTCATAGCTTCGTTGCCTCATCAGAATTGTGAGATGTGGGAGGAAAGTTTAAGGCTCACCATTGAGTCACAACCTTCTCATGTGTCCGTTTATGACTTGCAAATTGAGCAAGGAACAAAATTTGGACGATT GTACTCACCAGGGGAATTTCCAATGCCTTCTGAAACACAATCGGCCGAGTTCTATAAGATGGCTTCAAGAATGCTTACTGATGCGAATTACAACCATTATGAAATCAGCAGCTACTGCAAAAGTGGGTACGAGTGCAAACACAACTTTATCTACTGGAAGAACGAGCCTTTCTATGCCTTTGGCCTTGGCTCTGCCAGTTTTGTTGGTGGGTTGAGGTATTCAAGACCAAGGAAGGTCAatgattacattaattttgtGCAGAATCTGGAAAATGGATTAGTAGATAGCTCTGGCGATGGTAACATTAATGCCAAGGACACGGCCATGGATGTGGTGATGCTGTCCCTAAGAACTGCACAAGGCCTAGACTTAAAGAGTTTCCAAGAATCATTTGGCAGCTCTGTTGTATTGTCATTGCTAGAGGCTTATAAACCTTATGTTGAGAGTGGACTTGTGGTTTGCTTGGATGAGCATAGGAGAACCATTATGGATGACCTTAACCATTCCTTTTTGTATAAAACTAACACAGAAAAGAGGGTGGCATACATAAGGCTAAGTGATCCAGAAGGTTTCCTCTTATCAAATGAGTTGATAGCCCTTGCTTTTGGGGTTATTGACTCTTGGAAGGTTTGCACTCAGTACCAAGAAGCAAAAGCCACTTGA